Proteins encoded within one genomic window of Gracilimonas sp.:
- a CDS encoding arsenosugar biosynthesis-associated peroxidase-like protein, translating to MDKSYYKTEDLKKFGDITEFGEKLGTKFFEYYGEVFEEGALTKREKALIALAVSHTVQCPYCIDAYTTESLETGASEEQMMEAVHVSAAIRSGSSLVHSVQMMNKVKDLSM from the coding sequence ATGGATAAATCATATTATAAAACAGAAGACTTAAAAAAGTTTGGCGACATTACTGAATTCGGTGAAAAACTTGGAACTAAATTTTTTGAATATTATGGGGAGGTTTTTGAAGAAGGAGCACTAACCAAAAGGGAAAAGGCATTGATTGCACTGGCAGTTTCCCATACTGTTCAATGTCCATATTGTATTGATGCCTATACCACCGAAAGCCTTGAAACCGGAGCAAGTGAAGAGCAAATGATGGAGGCGGTTCATGTTTCGGCAGCTATTCGCAGCGGCTCATCCCTTGTGCACAGTGTGCAGATGATGAATAAAGTAAAAGACCTTTCCATGTAA